The genomic region ATTTAATTATTTAATTTTTTTGCTCCTATGCAAATCTAAAACCAGCTTTTTAGCTTGTTGAATAAATTCCTGATAACAGACCATAAATCAGAATCCACATTCTTCAGTTTTTCGGCATTTACATGATCGATATAACGTCGTTTATCGACGCGATCACGTTCCTTCACTATCGCGATCCTTTTCTTGCTCATTGGGCCAGCCCATTCAACACGGTTATTGGTGATCCAGTAGTGTGAACGGCAGGGGTAATCCCAGTTACCAATCGACGGACGTAAGGAGACGGTATTGCCTGATCT from candidate division WOR-3 bacterium harbors:
- a CDS encoding DUF6527 family protein, translating into MKLMSITPVSVDSVPEQLEPGILYISEENDVVMHLCCCGCGLEVVTPLSPAEWSIRRSGNTVSLRPSIGNWDYPCRSHYWITNNRVEWAGPMSKKRIAIVKERDRVDKRRYIDHVNAEKLKNVDSDLWSVIRNLFNKLKSWF